The following coding sequences are from one Psychrobacter sp. AH5 window:
- a CDS encoding polyphenol oxidase family protein, translated as MTDKSSTLDNLPMQLIAQLDKVAVFQTKAFATNEAKPLVKNQQSQKALASYGELNLGLHVNDDSKQVLSNRMRLLSAINSQLSLKHQSTIASLHWVNQVHGNHIHIIDTKSACLNMQPLNADAMVSQHGNVGLAIMTADCVPIALYQPATGQIAAIHAGWQGLACGVIKATFERFDSSKPIMAWIGACISQANYEVDRQLLDKLRAGCTDNKLLDVSTLKDFELLFSRPSSVEIKLDDGRNNENKINSDDLYKSIDKLSNCATLSTDKVYADKVKLNLPKLAAAQLNSLAIRVANDAAIDCSYENSSYYSYRRQTHLQQPATGRMALVIVRSR; from the coding sequence ATGACGGACAAGTCCAGCACGCTAGATAATCTGCCAATGCAATTAATCGCTCAGCTTGATAAGGTCGCTGTTTTTCAAACCAAAGCTTTTGCTACTAATGAGGCTAAGCCTTTGGTCAAAAATCAGCAATCACAAAAAGCTCTGGCAAGCTATGGCGAGCTTAATCTAGGTTTACATGTTAATGACGATAGCAAGCAGGTATTGAGCAACCGTATGCGTCTTCTTAGCGCCATTAATAGTCAGTTAAGCTTAAAACATCAATCGACGATTGCTAGTTTGCACTGGGTCAATCAAGTCCATGGTAACCACATTCACATTATAGATACTAAGAGCGCTTGCCTAAATATGCAGCCTTTGAATGCTGATGCTATGGTCAGTCAGCACGGCAATGTCGGTCTGGCGATTATGACCGCAGATTGTGTGCCAATCGCTCTTTATCAGCCAGCGACCGGTCAAATAGCAGCGATTCATGCAGGTTGGCAAGGACTAGCCTGCGGAGTTATCAAAGCGACTTTCGAGCGTTTTGATAGCAGTAAGCCTATCATGGCTTGGATAGGAGCTTGTATCAGTCAAGCCAACTATGAAGTAGATCGTCAGCTGCTAGATAAACTGCGAGCAGGCTGCACTGACAATAAGTTATTAGACGTATCAACGCTCAAAGATTTTGAGCTATTGTTTAGCAGACCATCATCTGTTGAGATTAAGCTGGATGATGGCCGCAATAATGAGAATAAAATCAATAGTGATGATTTATATAAGAGTATTGATAAATTATCAAATTGCGCTACTCTAAGCACAGATAAAGTATATGCAGACAAAGTTAAGCTTAACTTACCAAAGCTTGCTGCGGCTCAGTTGAATAGCTTAGCTATTAGGGTGGCAAATGATGCTGCTATTGATTGTAGCTATGAGAATTCTAGCTATTATTCTTATCGCCGCCAGACCCATTTGCAGCAACCTGCTACCGGCCGCATGGCTTTGGTTATCGTCCGCAGTCGCTAG
- a CDS encoding flavodoxin family protein has translation MTTPISSVSKAADASTTDKTSNLSIAVIYHSNYGHTKRVAQAIVTGARQQLADSQVKAVDVHKVDWDFLDQADLLVFGSAVYMGSVTAGFKTFMDETSKRWYNRVWEGKWAAAFANSGGLSGDKLAVLQQINLYCMQHGMNWIGLPLMPTGHGDDDLNRLSSFLGLMTQSIDGPPEETPGKGDMDTAVWFGNHLAKTIIKHQPISEK, from the coding sequence ATGACTACACCTATATCTTCTGTATCTAAAGCTGCTGATGCCAGTACTACTGATAAAACCTCTAATCTCTCCATAGCGGTGATTTATCATAGTAATTATGGTCACACCAAACGCGTCGCCCAAGCCATAGTAACTGGCGCGCGTCAACAGCTTGCTGACTCGCAAGTTAAAGCCGTTGATGTTCACAAGGTGGATTGGGATTTTTTGGATCAGGCTGATTTATTGGTATTTGGTAGCGCCGTTTATATGGGCAGTGTCACCGCTGGTTTTAAAACCTTTATGGATGAGACCTCAAAGCGTTGGTATAACCGCGTATGGGAAGGCAAATGGGCAGCCGCTTTTGCCAATTCTGGTGGACTAAGCGGTGATAAGCTAGCAGTGCTGCAACAAATTAATCTCTACTGCATGCAGCACGGCATGAATTGGATCGGCTTGCCTTTGATGCCTACCGGTCATGGCGATGATGACCTAAACCGTTTATCGAGCTTCTTGGGTTTGATGACGCAGTCAATTGACGGCCCTCCGGAGGAGACGCCTGGTAAAGGCGATATGGATACCGCGGTTTGGTTCGGCAATCATTTAGCAAAAACCATCATCAAGCATCAACCCATTAGCGAAAAATAG
- the dnaG gene encoding DNA primase has translation MSIPNHILEQLNSQADLISLIGRHTTLKRAGNEYKGCCPFHGEKSPSFYVNPQKNIYHCFGCSVGGNAISFLRDYENLTFMEAVDELSKQTGIEVPKDEQKNVSYQRSKPKARAPVARITTIAPSKQPPSTAAQSTSLSDSAPPDYYSDYNSQANYTDYDPYHSPEAYDQHYGQLPAAIPYSADYHASDYHNQPPEWHSADEHSLTLDHAGIGANTNDSVNDSVNEQEGNLYELLEQIQQFYQRNLATHPHAKHYFSARGVSEQSIETFGLGYAPFGWQHLEHEFPQDIEGLKALGLVRQSDSGRDYDLLRDRIIFPIRDNQGRTIGFGGRALDDEVKPKYINSSDSPVFHKQHVLYGYYESRQQRADSWLVVEGYMDVIALYQAGIYGAVASMGTAINESQISRLLTLNPTLTLSFDGDSAGQKAAWRTLEIALPVLADDKELRFLTLPNNHDPDTFIKSNGADAMREQIKNAVPLSQYIFAYLSERYDMSLAEGKAKLMSQVRTLTTLLPKGSSFRYLLNNDIYQKLGGRRSQNAAAKDALLDFDGEMTISQQLQLCFLFQPQALIDDPIEAIWQQAGLNNLKLPAHIEQKASSDATRAVVWEDLQDSGLLELVSTIKRCAKHLPKDANAAAHFVLSNLDATNQATLGRHWSSFYKTLMSRNILSVDELIENLVSQLLERHMRKLIKNPDYVKATIVRMQSQRLSDWLRAQQAEQSAQMISS, from the coding sequence ATGAGTATTCCAAACCATATCCTCGAGCAACTAAATAGCCAAGCTGACTTGATTAGCCTTATTGGCCGTCATACTACGCTTAAACGTGCCGGAAACGAGTACAAGGGCTGCTGCCCTTTTCATGGTGAAAAATCGCCCTCTTTTTATGTTAATCCACAAAAAAACATCTATCACTGTTTTGGCTGTAGTGTCGGCGGCAACGCTATTAGTTTTTTGCGTGATTATGAAAATCTGACGTTTATGGAGGCAGTCGATGAGCTGTCCAAACAAACGGGTATCGAAGTTCCCAAAGACGAGCAAAAAAACGTCAGCTATCAGCGCAGCAAACCCAAAGCCCGGGCGCCTGTCGCTCGAATAACGACAATAGCTCCTTCAAAACAACCGCCTTCAACAGCAGCGCAATCGACATCTTTATCAGACTCAGCGCCGCCTGATTATTACAGTGATTATAATAGTCAGGCTAACTATACTGACTATGACCCCTACCATAGCCCTGAAGCTTATGATCAACATTATGGCCAGTTACCAGCAGCTATACCTTATAGCGCCGATTATCATGCTAGCGACTATCACAATCAGCCGCCTGAGTGGCATAGCGCTGATGAGCATTCGCTGACGCTAGACCATGCTGGTATTGGCGCTAATACCAATGACAGTGTCAATGACAGTGTCAATGAGCAAGAAGGCAATTTGTATGAGCTATTAGAGCAGATTCAGCAGTTTTATCAGCGCAATTTGGCCACTCATCCGCATGCCAAGCATTATTTTAGTGCTCGCGGCGTCAGTGAACAAAGTATCGAAACCTTTGGCTTAGGCTACGCGCCTTTTGGTTGGCAGCACCTTGAGCATGAATTTCCGCAAGATATTGAAGGGTTAAAGGCGCTAGGGTTAGTACGTCAATCAGACTCAGGCCGCGATTACGATCTACTGCGCGATCGGATTATCTTCCCTATTCGTGACAATCAAGGACGCACGATAGGTTTTGGCGGGCGCGCGCTCGATGATGAGGTAAAACCTAAATATATCAACTCATCAGACTCGCCCGTCTTTCATAAGCAGCATGTGCTCTACGGCTATTATGAGTCGCGGCAACAGCGCGCCGATAGCTGGCTTGTGGTCGAAGGCTACATGGATGTCATCGCCCTTTATCAAGCAGGGATTTATGGCGCGGTGGCCTCGATGGGCACGGCTATCAATGAGAGTCAAATCTCGCGGCTACTCACCTTAAATCCTACTCTGACCTTAAGCTTTGATGGAGATAGCGCTGGACAAAAGGCCGCTTGGCGCACGCTAGAGATAGCACTGCCTGTGCTCGCTGATGACAAAGAGCTTAGGTTTTTGACGCTACCTAATAATCATGATCCCGATACTTTTATAAAAAGTAACGGTGCCGATGCTATGCGCGAGCAGATCAAAAATGCTGTGCCCTTATCGCAATACATCTTTGCTTATCTAAGCGAGCGCTATGATATGAGCCTGGCTGAAGGCAAAGCTAAGCTGATGTCACAAGTGCGAACGCTAACGACTTTATTGCCTAAAGGCAGTAGCTTTCGTTACCTGCTTAACAATGATATTTATCAAAAGCTAGGCGGCAGGCGCAGTCAGAACGCGGCTGCCAAAGATGCCTTATTAGATTTTGATGGCGAGATGACCATTAGCCAGCAGTTGCAGCTATGCTTTTTGTTTCAGCCGCAAGCGTTAATAGACGATCCTATCGAGGCTATTTGGCAACAAGCGGGACTCAATAACTTAAAACTGCCTGCCCATATTGAACAAAAAGCCTCAAGTGATGCTACGCGCGCTGTGGTTTGGGAGGACTTACAAGATAGCGGCTTACTGGAGCTGGTTAGCACCATTAAACGCTGTGCAAAGCACCTACCAAAAGATGCTAACGCGGCAGCGCATTTTGTACTCTCAAACCTTGATGCGACAAATCAAGCGACTTTAGGTCGTCACTGGAGCAGCTTTTATAAAACGTTAATGTCCAGAAACATCTTAAGCGTCGATGAGCTAATCGAGAACTTAGTCAGTCAACTATTAGAGCGTCATATGAGAAAGCTGATTAAAAATCCTGATTATGTCAAAGCGACTATTGTGCGCATGCAAAGTCAGCGCTTAAGCGACTGGCTACGAGCGCAGCAGGCTGAGCAATCAGCACAAATGATCAGTAGTTGA
- a CDS encoding RluA family pseudouridine synthase — MTNNATSTDKPLSIAQTSNQKTLDNQVSLTDFDAESVHFNDQDYDDIDANYNDDDDVDDEQIDGDYEQQQKGQPIPEVIDVTHTVSEDESGLRIDKLASQVFTDFSRGQLQGWIGDGSLLCNDKVEKPKYRCKTGDVLQLSTTLEQHSEDQPENIAIEVVYEDDAVLVINKPVGMVVHPGAGNQTGTLVNALLYHYPQQHHLPRAGLVHRIDKETSGLLLIGKTKPAQMALMEQLKDKSVYRHYQCVVAGDKASLMRHRRIDAPIGRHRNQRTKMTVMTAGREAVTHLLEITPLNDNYCLLDVGLETGRTHQIRVHLSHISYPIVGDRVYGGRRQLRAGLSEQQRQAISNFPRQALHAYTLGFVHPTTGEDIEVTTPLPDDMQQLIAVLKDD; from the coding sequence ATGACTAATAATGCTACAAGCACAGATAAACCTTTAAGTATTGCTCAGACTTCAAATCAAAAAACGCTTGATAATCAAGTATCGTTGACAGACTTTGATGCTGAATCAGTTCACTTTAATGATCAAGATTATGATGACATTGACGCTAACTATAATGATGACGATGATGTTGATGATGAGCAAATAGATGGCGATTATGAGCAGCAGCAAAAAGGCCAACCGATACCAGAAGTCATCGATGTGACACACACCGTGAGCGAAGATGAGTCAGGGTTACGCATTGATAAGCTTGCCTCACAAGTGTTTACTGATTTTTCGCGTGGACAGCTACAAGGTTGGATCGGCGATGGTAGCTTGTTATGTAATGATAAAGTAGAGAAGCCTAAATATCGCTGCAAAACAGGCGATGTGCTACAGCTATCAACGACGCTAGAGCAGCATAGTGAAGATCAGCCAGAAAACATCGCGATCGAAGTGGTATACGAGGATGACGCGGTATTAGTCATTAATAAGCCTGTTGGCATGGTGGTGCATCCTGGAGCTGGCAATCAAACAGGTACGCTAGTCAATGCGCTACTTTATCATTATCCGCAGCAGCATCATCTACCGCGCGCAGGTCTTGTGCACCGAATTGATAAAGAGACCTCAGGGCTGTTACTGATTGGCAAGACTAAGCCGGCACAAATGGCATTAATGGAGCAGCTCAAAGATAAGAGCGTCTATCGTCACTATCAATGCGTGGTGGCAGGGGACAAAGCTAGTCTTATGCGTCACCGCCGTATCGATGCGCCAATCGGTCGCCACCGCAATCAGCGTACTAAGATGACAGTGATGACGGCCGGACGTGAAGCGGTTACTCATTTATTAGAGATAACGCCTTTAAATGATAATTACTGCCTGTTAGATGTCGGTCTTGAGACTGGTCGCACCCATCAAATACGCGTGCATTTGAGTCATATCAGCTATCCGATAGTAGGCGACCGTGTCTATGGGGGACGCCGGCAACTGCGTGCAGGCCTTAGCGAGCAGCAGCGCCAAGCCATTAGTAATTTTCCGCGTCAAGCTTTACATGCTTATACTTTGGGTTTTGTGCATCCAACGACTGGCGAGGATATCGAGGTTACCACGCCATTACCCGATGATATGCAGCAGCTCATAGCTGTCTTAAAGGATGATTAG
- a CDS encoding outer membrane protein assembly factor BamD produces the protein MRPVGNTFIKLSSITLLSLSVSLVGCQTFKNLTGKDVDAVEKAEKSEQAYYSDAITQIDKGRYNQAIEDLNNLRTFYPTGQYAEQALLDLMYAQYQSGSYELAAASAEQFIRLYPSNPQVSYAYYVRGVANMEGSSEGLKLFKMNQAERDTSYLRIAFANFQELINKYPSSPYSPDAAQRMTFIYNQFAQSELTAANWYIERAAYVAAVNRAKWVVQYYPLSESVPEALAILAYAHQQLGITDLAQEYQTLLQINYPNWLTKEGQVKLNTKRDRNWLNKVTFGKLGRSGISDTSVASGQYTGATKEQIIRSATQLRLPSNNQAALSNQNAPLTNLSTERSRGVNIGLGLPESSTEQVSGQGSASAAAREASVDPQNVNPTRRTTLPNDDGRDRIRLAPANTDVVEEEAQ, from the coding sequence ATGCGCCCTGTAGGCAACACGTTTATCAAATTATCTTCAATAACCTTGCTTTCTCTAAGTGTAAGCTTAGTCGGCTGCCAGACTTTTAAGAACCTCACAGGTAAAGATGTAGACGCCGTCGAAAAGGCTGAAAAATCTGAACAAGCTTATTATAGTGATGCCATTACTCAAATCGATAAAGGCCGCTATAACCAAGCTATCGAAGATTTGAATAATTTGCGCACCTTTTATCCTACTGGCCAATATGCTGAGCAAGCGCTCCTTGATCTCATGTACGCGCAGTATCAAAGCGGCAGCTATGAGCTAGCCGCGGCCAGCGCCGAACAGTTTATTCGCCTTTATCCTTCAAACCCGCAAGTTAGCTATGCTTATTATGTGCGCGGCGTGGCAAATATGGAAGGCTCCTCTGAAGGCCTAAAGCTATTTAAGATGAACCAAGCTGAGCGCGATACCTCTTATTTACGTATTGCTTTTGCTAATTTTCAAGAGCTTATTAATAAGTACCCTAGTAGCCCATACTCGCCTGATGCCGCTCAGCGTATGACTTTTATTTATAATCAGTTTGCCCAAAGTGAGCTGACAGCGGCCAATTGGTACATTGAGCGCGCCGCCTATGTCGCGGCCGTCAACCGTGCTAAATGGGTGGTACAGTACTATCCCCTAAGTGAGTCAGTGCCTGAAGCGCTAGCTATTTTGGCGTATGCTCATCAGCAATTGGGTATTACTGATTTGGCGCAAGAATATCAAACCTTACTACAGATTAATTATCCAAATTGGCTCACTAAAGAGGGACAAGTCAAGCTCAATACTAAGCGTGATCGCAACTGGCTCAATAAAGTCACTTTTGGTAAGCTGGGCCGCTCTGGTATTAGCGATACCTCTGTAGCCAGCGGTCAATATACAGGTGCGACCAAAGAGCAAATCATCCGCAGTGCTACGCAGCTGAGATTACCAAGTAATAATCAAGCCGCATTAAGCAATCAAAACGCTCCTTTGACTAACCTATCTACTGAGCGTAGTCGCGGTGTCAATATCGGTTTAGGGTTGCCTGAAAGCTCGACCGAACAAGTCTCAGGTCAAGGTAGTGCCAGCGCCGCTGCTAGAGAAGCCTCTGTCGATCCGCAGAACGTCAATCCTACCCGCCGCACCACTTTGCCTAATGATGATGGTCGCGACCGTATCCGCTTAGCGCCTGCTAATACAGATGTGGTTGAAGAAGAAGCTCAATAG